A region from the Vanessa tameamea isolate UH-Manoa-2023 chromosome 3, ilVanTame1 primary haplotype, whole genome shotgun sequence genome encodes:
- the LOC113397615 gene encoding uncharacterized protein LOC113397615 isoform X2 yields MFIMTTTKPQKDKPHALSPRLAPRPTAASAARAARNAMNRNLALPIQRQSPMRSPPSPSSSKIRTAISRNCPRSDSKTEMKINRNWDSEVQPPVPVFDEIPVKQEVEPVNFTEEEIDVDQNNTQQVTDNNADDLQYTSLDSFEQTQRKRPQTPVQHRPQTPKSVSSRPQTPKITSRSGTPSLSTQRHSTPVSRPNTPKRHTSTTRPKTPSMSANSLQRPVTPVTSHNTPTSIKDEDCLKSSYLAKQKQFHLMKKELDLKQQAVLEVFDILQNLREQMLCEGISAGGEGQNELVVFNVSDWAPNEVSQLCHDAAASSATDGAVELLTTASPIDECALAEVYSKVVKIPACFAELCLQAFSARQELIDWIKKLIAKDDIVGNEALDKIAQYNSQGLELCESLRNLKTQADDALDIVTSLTKRVCKERSTLVAVGEALVREVAQLRLDLDTNVLKSDLRETDIEISKDLEETRRELEEERAAKLALKDKLTMTESHLRQTRMRVSKMDRQLREAEASIASLTGTVKTLEDQSRQREVQLEARARKLKESLKTGEVASNHLAQKRDSLQIEVNNLREENKLMTMQHKTEEQELNKKLKEVMTALEEEKNLLQRETEQKQNLESSLQDSQNIIEELQAKVSELENKQNPDLPTEREMDLWAELQATKDILRGAEEEIKTCKSEKVRFLETFTKIAESENKLGMQQKLTAELLNKEDVIGKMQIQIRDLTKNNKLFEQKVIQYEQYFRDLQAHNRASAKCQETENGISYQDLQEEIMNMKMSLLDAVHRNEELSELLIQKDQLLEHQDKTSRAQARVIKVREELIDMLKDKETEQSRELTELQQDLEHRMEIVDEVNKQIAAKADEIQELFSTLENKQQQIHRLEKIVLALEEQQRRAQAQRTRHEEKIAALEHELAAGGNRRERKFLFF; encoded by the exons ATGTTTATAATGACGACTACAAAACCACAGAAAGATAAACCAC ATGCTTTAAGCCCGCGCCTGGCGCCGCGACCGACAGCCGCTTCTGCGGCACGAGCTGCCCGCAACGCCATGAACCGTAACCTTGCTCTGCCGATACAGCGTCAATCGCCTATGCGATCTCCACCATCTCCGAGTTCTTCGAAG attcGAACTGCTATCTCACGTAACTGCCCAAGATCTGATTCAAAAACAGAAATGAAA attaataGAAATTGGGACAGTGAAGTTCAACCGCCCGTTCCGGTATttgat GAGATACCTGTAAAACAAGAAGTAGAACCAGTCAATTTTACAGAAGAGGAAATAGATGTAGACCAGAATAACACGCAACAAGTTACAGATAATAATGCTGATGATTTGCAATATACTAGCTTGGATTCATTTG AGCAAACCCAGAGGAAGCGTCCACAGACACCGGTACAACATCGACCACAAACTCCAAAAAGTGTTTCTAGTCGCCCTCAAACACCAAAAATCACAAGTCGATCAGGCACACCCTCACTTTCTACACAACGCCACAGTACTCCAGTCAGTCGCCCAAATACACCAAAGCGACATACATCAACCACAAGACCAAAAACACCGTCAATGTCTGCAAACTCACTGCAGCGCCCAGTAACACCAGTAACTTCTCATAATACTCCAACATCTATAAAAGATGAAGACTGTCTAAAATCGTCTTATTTGGCAAAGCAAAAGCAATTTCATTTAATGAAAAAGGAACTTGACCTAAAACAG caAGCTGTATTGGAAGTTTTTGACATTCTTCAAAATCTGCGAGAACAAATGTTATGCGAGGGTATCAGTGCAGGTGGTGAAGGGCAAAATGAGTTAGTGGTTTTCAATGTGTCGGACTGGGCACCAAACGAAGTGTCGCAGCTTTGTCATGATGCAGCTGCTTCCTCTGCTACCGATGGTGCTGTGGAACTTTTAACTACGGCTTCACCAATCG ATGAATGTGCCCTGGCAGAAGTGTATTCGAAGGTAGTAAAAATTCCAGCATGTTTTGCTGAACTATGCCTTCAAGCATTTTCAGCCCGACAGGAGTTAATAGATTGGATTAAGAAATTAATTGCAAAAgat GACATTGTGGGCAATGAAGCTCTGGATAAAATTGCCCAGTATAACTCTCAGGGGCTCGAACTTTGTGAATCTCTCCGAAACCTGAAAACACAAGCAGATGACGCTTTAGATATAGTTACCTCACTAACGAA GCGAGTATGTAAAGAGCGATCTACTTTAGTTGCGGTTGGTGAAGCGTTAGTGCGAGAGGTGGCACAATTACGCCTAGATTTGGATACCAACGTTCTAAAAAGTGATTTGCGGGAAACAGATATTGAAATTTCAAAAGATCTAGAG gAAACACGTCGGGAATTAGAAGAAGAGCGGGCTGCAAAATTGGctctaaaagataaattaacaatgACAGAGTCACATCTGCGGCAAACGCGTATGCGTGTCTCAAAAATGGACCGTCAGCTCCGAGAGGCAGAAGCGAGCATAGCCAGTTTAACGGGCACTGTTAAAACTTTAGAAGATCAG AGTCGACAACGAGAAGTACAATTAGAAGCAAGGGcaagaaaattaaaagaatcTCTGAAAACAGGTGAAGTAGCCAGTAACCATCTAGCCCAAAAGCGCGATTCTCTTCAAATAGA AGTGAATAATCTCagagaagaaaataaattaatgactaTGCAACACAAAACAGAAGAACAAGAATTAAACAAGAAATTAAAAGAAGTGATGACTGCTCTAGAAGAAGAAaagaatttattacaaagaGAAACGGAACAAAAGCAGAATCTTGAAAGCTCGCTCCAAGATAGTCAAAACATCATAGAAGAATTACAAGCTAAAGTTAGTGAACtcgaaaacaaacaaaatcccG ATTTACCAACAGAACGAGAAATGGATTTATGGGCTGAACTTCAAGCTACAAAGGATATATTACGAGGCGCGGAAGAAGAAATTAAGACATGTAAATCGGAAAAAGTGCGATTTCTAGAGACTTTTACTAAAATAGCG GAATCTGAGAATAAATTAGGTATGCAGCAAAAGTTAACAGCTGAACTCTTAAACAAAGAAGATGTAATTGGTAAAATGCAAATTCAAATACGAgacttaacaaaaaataacaaactgtT TGAACAAAAAGTAATTCAATATGAGCAATATTTCCGCGATTTGCAAGCCCACAATCGCGCTTCAGCAAAATGTCAGGAAACGGAAAATGGTATCAGCTACCAAGATCTTCAGGAAGAG ATTATGAACATGAAGATGAGTCTCTTAGATGCGGTACATCGTAATGAAGAGTTATCAGAACTTCTAATTCAAAAAGACCAGCTACTTGAACATCAGGACAAAACATCGCGTGCCCAGGCAAGGGTCATTAAG GTACGCGAGGAACTGATAGATATGCTTAAGGATAAAGAAACTGAACAAAGTCGCGAACTTACCGAATTACAGCAAGATCTTGAGCATCGAATGGAAATTGTAGATGaa GTAAACAAACAAATAGCCGCAAAGGCTGATGAAATTCAAGAGCTGTTTTCGACGTTGGAGAACAAGCAGCAACAGATCCACCGATTGGAAAAAATTGTACTAGCTTTAGAGGAACAGCAACGGCGTGCGCAAGCTCAGCGCACGCGCCATGAAGAAAAAATCGCAGCTCTCGAGCATGAACTTGCAGCTGGGGGCAATCGACGTGAGCG aaaatttttatttttttaa
- the LOC113397615 gene encoding uncharacterized protein LOC113397615 isoform X3, whose amino-acid sequence MFIMTTTKPQKDKPHALSPRLAPRPTAASAARAARNAMNRNLALPIQRQSPMRSPPSPSSSKINRNWDSEVQPPVPVFDEIPVKQEVEPVNFTEEEIDVDQNNTQQVTDNNADDLQYTSLDSFDTQNEGENSMGAILDSETEQTQRKRPQTPVQHRPQTPKSVSSRPQTPKITSRSGTPSLSTQRHSTPVSRPNTPKRHTSTTRPKTPSMSANSLQRPVTPVTSHNTPTSIKDEDCLKSSYLAKQKQFHLMKKELDLKQQAVLEVFDILQNLREQMLCEGISAGGEGQNELVVFNVSDWAPNEVSQLCHDAAASSATDGAVELLTTASPIDECALAEVYSKVVKIPACFAELCLQAFSARQELIDWIKKLIAKDDIVGNEALDKIAQYNSQGLELCESLRNLKTQADDALDIVTSLTKRVCKERSTLVAVGEALVREVAQLRLDLDTNVLKSDLRETDIEISKDLEETRRELEEERAAKLALKDKLTMTESHLRQTRMRVSKMDRQLREAEASIASLTGTVKTLEDQSRQREVQLEARARKLKESLKTGEVASNHLAQKRDSLQIEVNNLREENKLMTMQHKTEEQELNKKLKEVMTALEEEKNLLQRETEQKQNLESSLQDSQNIIEELQAKVSELENKQNPDLPTEREMDLWAELQATKDILRGAEEEIKTCKSEKVRFLETFTKIAESENKLGMQQKLTAELLNKEDVIGKMQIQIRDLTKNNKLFEQKVIQYEQYFRDLQAHNRASAKCQETENGISYQDLQEEIMNMKMSLLDAVHRNEELSELLIQKDQLLEHQDKTSRAQARVIKVREELIDMLKDKETEQSRELTELQQDLEHRMEIVDEVNKQIAAKADEIQELFSTLENKQQQIHRLEKIVLALEEQQRRAQAQRTRHEEKIAALEHELAAGGNRRERKFLFF is encoded by the exons ATGTTTATAATGACGACTACAAAACCACAGAAAGATAAACCAC ATGCTTTAAGCCCGCGCCTGGCGCCGCGACCGACAGCCGCTTCTGCGGCACGAGCTGCCCGCAACGCCATGAACCGTAACCTTGCTCTGCCGATACAGCGTCAATCGCCTATGCGATCTCCACCATCTCCGAGTTCTTCGAAG attaataGAAATTGGGACAGTGAAGTTCAACCGCCCGTTCCGGTATttgat GAGATACCTGTAAAACAAGAAGTAGAACCAGTCAATTTTACAGAAGAGGAAATAGATGTAGACCAGAATAACACGCAACAAGTTACAGATAATAATGCTGATGATTTGCAATATACTAGCTTGGATTCATTTG ATACACAAAACGAGGGAGAAAATTCAATGGGAGCTATATTAGATTCAGAAACAG AGCAAACCCAGAGGAAGCGTCCACAGACACCGGTACAACATCGACCACAAACTCCAAAAAGTGTTTCTAGTCGCCCTCAAACACCAAAAATCACAAGTCGATCAGGCACACCCTCACTTTCTACACAACGCCACAGTACTCCAGTCAGTCGCCCAAATACACCAAAGCGACATACATCAACCACAAGACCAAAAACACCGTCAATGTCTGCAAACTCACTGCAGCGCCCAGTAACACCAGTAACTTCTCATAATACTCCAACATCTATAAAAGATGAAGACTGTCTAAAATCGTCTTATTTGGCAAAGCAAAAGCAATTTCATTTAATGAAAAAGGAACTTGACCTAAAACAG caAGCTGTATTGGAAGTTTTTGACATTCTTCAAAATCTGCGAGAACAAATGTTATGCGAGGGTATCAGTGCAGGTGGTGAAGGGCAAAATGAGTTAGTGGTTTTCAATGTGTCGGACTGGGCACCAAACGAAGTGTCGCAGCTTTGTCATGATGCAGCTGCTTCCTCTGCTACCGATGGTGCTGTGGAACTTTTAACTACGGCTTCACCAATCG ATGAATGTGCCCTGGCAGAAGTGTATTCGAAGGTAGTAAAAATTCCAGCATGTTTTGCTGAACTATGCCTTCAAGCATTTTCAGCCCGACAGGAGTTAATAGATTGGATTAAGAAATTAATTGCAAAAgat GACATTGTGGGCAATGAAGCTCTGGATAAAATTGCCCAGTATAACTCTCAGGGGCTCGAACTTTGTGAATCTCTCCGAAACCTGAAAACACAAGCAGATGACGCTTTAGATATAGTTACCTCACTAACGAA GCGAGTATGTAAAGAGCGATCTACTTTAGTTGCGGTTGGTGAAGCGTTAGTGCGAGAGGTGGCACAATTACGCCTAGATTTGGATACCAACGTTCTAAAAAGTGATTTGCGGGAAACAGATATTGAAATTTCAAAAGATCTAGAG gAAACACGTCGGGAATTAGAAGAAGAGCGGGCTGCAAAATTGGctctaaaagataaattaacaatgACAGAGTCACATCTGCGGCAAACGCGTATGCGTGTCTCAAAAATGGACCGTCAGCTCCGAGAGGCAGAAGCGAGCATAGCCAGTTTAACGGGCACTGTTAAAACTTTAGAAGATCAG AGTCGACAACGAGAAGTACAATTAGAAGCAAGGGcaagaaaattaaaagaatcTCTGAAAACAGGTGAAGTAGCCAGTAACCATCTAGCCCAAAAGCGCGATTCTCTTCAAATAGA AGTGAATAATCTCagagaagaaaataaattaatgactaTGCAACACAAAACAGAAGAACAAGAATTAAACAAGAAATTAAAAGAAGTGATGACTGCTCTAGAAGAAGAAaagaatttattacaaagaGAAACGGAACAAAAGCAGAATCTTGAAAGCTCGCTCCAAGATAGTCAAAACATCATAGAAGAATTACAAGCTAAAGTTAGTGAACtcgaaaacaaacaaaatcccG ATTTACCAACAGAACGAGAAATGGATTTATGGGCTGAACTTCAAGCTACAAAGGATATATTACGAGGCGCGGAAGAAGAAATTAAGACATGTAAATCGGAAAAAGTGCGATTTCTAGAGACTTTTACTAAAATAGCG GAATCTGAGAATAAATTAGGTATGCAGCAAAAGTTAACAGCTGAACTCTTAAACAAAGAAGATGTAATTGGTAAAATGCAAATTCAAATACGAgacttaacaaaaaataacaaactgtT TGAACAAAAAGTAATTCAATATGAGCAATATTTCCGCGATTTGCAAGCCCACAATCGCGCTTCAGCAAAATGTCAGGAAACGGAAAATGGTATCAGCTACCAAGATCTTCAGGAAGAG ATTATGAACATGAAGATGAGTCTCTTAGATGCGGTACATCGTAATGAAGAGTTATCAGAACTTCTAATTCAAAAAGACCAGCTACTTGAACATCAGGACAAAACATCGCGTGCCCAGGCAAGGGTCATTAAG GTACGCGAGGAACTGATAGATATGCTTAAGGATAAAGAAACTGAACAAAGTCGCGAACTTACCGAATTACAGCAAGATCTTGAGCATCGAATGGAAATTGTAGATGaa GTAAACAAACAAATAGCCGCAAAGGCTGATGAAATTCAAGAGCTGTTTTCGACGTTGGAGAACAAGCAGCAACAGATCCACCGATTGGAAAAAATTGTACTAGCTTTAGAGGAACAGCAACGGCGTGCGCAAGCTCAGCGCACGCGCCATGAAGAAAAAATCGCAGCTCTCGAGCATGAACTTGCAGCTGGGGGCAATCGACGTGAGCG aaaatttttatttttttaa
- the LOC113397615 gene encoding myosin heavy chain, muscle-like isoform X1 has protein sequence MFIMTTTKPQKDKPHALSPRLAPRPTAASAARAARNAMNRNLALPIQRQSPMRSPPSPSSSKIRTAISRNCPRSDSKTEMKINRNWDSEVQPPVPVFDEIPVKQEVEPVNFTEEEIDVDQNNTQQVTDNNADDLQYTSLDSFDTQNEGENSMGAILDSETEQTQRKRPQTPVQHRPQTPKSVSSRPQTPKITSRSGTPSLSTQRHSTPVSRPNTPKRHTSTTRPKTPSMSANSLQRPVTPVTSHNTPTSIKDEDCLKSSYLAKQKQFHLMKKELDLKQQAVLEVFDILQNLREQMLCEGISAGGEGQNELVVFNVSDWAPNEVSQLCHDAAASSATDGAVELLTTASPIDECALAEVYSKVVKIPACFAELCLQAFSARQELIDWIKKLIAKDDIVGNEALDKIAQYNSQGLELCESLRNLKTQADDALDIVTSLTKRVCKERSTLVAVGEALVREVAQLRLDLDTNVLKSDLRETDIEISKDLEETRRELEEERAAKLALKDKLTMTESHLRQTRMRVSKMDRQLREAEASIASLTGTVKTLEDQSRQREVQLEARARKLKESLKTGEVASNHLAQKRDSLQIEVNNLREENKLMTMQHKTEEQELNKKLKEVMTALEEEKNLLQRETEQKQNLESSLQDSQNIIEELQAKVSELENKQNPDLPTEREMDLWAELQATKDILRGAEEEIKTCKSEKVRFLETFTKIAESENKLGMQQKLTAELLNKEDVIGKMQIQIRDLTKNNKLFEQKVIQYEQYFRDLQAHNRASAKCQETENGISYQDLQEEIMNMKMSLLDAVHRNEELSELLIQKDQLLEHQDKTSRAQARVIKVREELIDMLKDKETEQSRELTELQQDLEHRMEIVDEVNKQIAAKADEIQELFSTLENKQQQIHRLEKIVLALEEQQRRAQAQRTRHEEKIAALEHELAAGGNRRERKFLFF, from the exons ATGTTTATAATGACGACTACAAAACCACAGAAAGATAAACCAC ATGCTTTAAGCCCGCGCCTGGCGCCGCGACCGACAGCCGCTTCTGCGGCACGAGCTGCCCGCAACGCCATGAACCGTAACCTTGCTCTGCCGATACAGCGTCAATCGCCTATGCGATCTCCACCATCTCCGAGTTCTTCGAAG attcGAACTGCTATCTCACGTAACTGCCCAAGATCTGATTCAAAAACAGAAATGAAA attaataGAAATTGGGACAGTGAAGTTCAACCGCCCGTTCCGGTATttgat GAGATACCTGTAAAACAAGAAGTAGAACCAGTCAATTTTACAGAAGAGGAAATAGATGTAGACCAGAATAACACGCAACAAGTTACAGATAATAATGCTGATGATTTGCAATATACTAGCTTGGATTCATTTG ATACACAAAACGAGGGAGAAAATTCAATGGGAGCTATATTAGATTCAGAAACAG AGCAAACCCAGAGGAAGCGTCCACAGACACCGGTACAACATCGACCACAAACTCCAAAAAGTGTTTCTAGTCGCCCTCAAACACCAAAAATCACAAGTCGATCAGGCACACCCTCACTTTCTACACAACGCCACAGTACTCCAGTCAGTCGCCCAAATACACCAAAGCGACATACATCAACCACAAGACCAAAAACACCGTCAATGTCTGCAAACTCACTGCAGCGCCCAGTAACACCAGTAACTTCTCATAATACTCCAACATCTATAAAAGATGAAGACTGTCTAAAATCGTCTTATTTGGCAAAGCAAAAGCAATTTCATTTAATGAAAAAGGAACTTGACCTAAAACAG caAGCTGTATTGGAAGTTTTTGACATTCTTCAAAATCTGCGAGAACAAATGTTATGCGAGGGTATCAGTGCAGGTGGTGAAGGGCAAAATGAGTTAGTGGTTTTCAATGTGTCGGACTGGGCACCAAACGAAGTGTCGCAGCTTTGTCATGATGCAGCTGCTTCCTCTGCTACCGATGGTGCTGTGGAACTTTTAACTACGGCTTCACCAATCG ATGAATGTGCCCTGGCAGAAGTGTATTCGAAGGTAGTAAAAATTCCAGCATGTTTTGCTGAACTATGCCTTCAAGCATTTTCAGCCCGACAGGAGTTAATAGATTGGATTAAGAAATTAATTGCAAAAgat GACATTGTGGGCAATGAAGCTCTGGATAAAATTGCCCAGTATAACTCTCAGGGGCTCGAACTTTGTGAATCTCTCCGAAACCTGAAAACACAAGCAGATGACGCTTTAGATATAGTTACCTCACTAACGAA GCGAGTATGTAAAGAGCGATCTACTTTAGTTGCGGTTGGTGAAGCGTTAGTGCGAGAGGTGGCACAATTACGCCTAGATTTGGATACCAACGTTCTAAAAAGTGATTTGCGGGAAACAGATATTGAAATTTCAAAAGATCTAGAG gAAACACGTCGGGAATTAGAAGAAGAGCGGGCTGCAAAATTGGctctaaaagataaattaacaatgACAGAGTCACATCTGCGGCAAACGCGTATGCGTGTCTCAAAAATGGACCGTCAGCTCCGAGAGGCAGAAGCGAGCATAGCCAGTTTAACGGGCACTGTTAAAACTTTAGAAGATCAG AGTCGACAACGAGAAGTACAATTAGAAGCAAGGGcaagaaaattaaaagaatcTCTGAAAACAGGTGAAGTAGCCAGTAACCATCTAGCCCAAAAGCGCGATTCTCTTCAAATAGA AGTGAATAATCTCagagaagaaaataaattaatgactaTGCAACACAAAACAGAAGAACAAGAATTAAACAAGAAATTAAAAGAAGTGATGACTGCTCTAGAAGAAGAAaagaatttattacaaagaGAAACGGAACAAAAGCAGAATCTTGAAAGCTCGCTCCAAGATAGTCAAAACATCATAGAAGAATTACAAGCTAAAGTTAGTGAACtcgaaaacaaacaaaatcccG ATTTACCAACAGAACGAGAAATGGATTTATGGGCTGAACTTCAAGCTACAAAGGATATATTACGAGGCGCGGAAGAAGAAATTAAGACATGTAAATCGGAAAAAGTGCGATTTCTAGAGACTTTTACTAAAATAGCG GAATCTGAGAATAAATTAGGTATGCAGCAAAAGTTAACAGCTGAACTCTTAAACAAAGAAGATGTAATTGGTAAAATGCAAATTCAAATACGAgacttaacaaaaaataacaaactgtT TGAACAAAAAGTAATTCAATATGAGCAATATTTCCGCGATTTGCAAGCCCACAATCGCGCTTCAGCAAAATGTCAGGAAACGGAAAATGGTATCAGCTACCAAGATCTTCAGGAAGAG ATTATGAACATGAAGATGAGTCTCTTAGATGCGGTACATCGTAATGAAGAGTTATCAGAACTTCTAATTCAAAAAGACCAGCTACTTGAACATCAGGACAAAACATCGCGTGCCCAGGCAAGGGTCATTAAG GTACGCGAGGAACTGATAGATATGCTTAAGGATAAAGAAACTGAACAAAGTCGCGAACTTACCGAATTACAGCAAGATCTTGAGCATCGAATGGAAATTGTAGATGaa GTAAACAAACAAATAGCCGCAAAGGCTGATGAAATTCAAGAGCTGTTTTCGACGTTGGAGAACAAGCAGCAACAGATCCACCGATTGGAAAAAATTGTACTAGCTTTAGAGGAACAGCAACGGCGTGCGCAAGCTCAGCGCACGCGCCATGAAGAAAAAATCGCAGCTCTCGAGCATGAACTTGCAGCTGGGGGCAATCGACGTGAGCG aaaatttttatttttttaa